A region of the Streptomyces durocortorensis genome:
CGACGAGCCGTTCAGCGCACTGGACCCGCTGATCCGCCGGGAGATGCAGGACGAGGTGGTGCGGCTGCACCGCGAGGAGGGCCGCACCATGGTCTTCATCACCCACGACCTCAGCGAGGCGCTGCGCCTGGGCACCCGGATCGCCCTCATGCGCGACGGCGGCATCGTCCAGCTCGGCACGCCCGAGGAGATCGTGGGCTCGCCCGCCGACGACTACGTCACCGAGTTCGTCCGCGACGTACCGCGCGAGCAGGTCCTCACCGTCGCCACCGCCATGCGCCCCGCGCTCGCCGGGGAGGACGAGCGCGGCCCGGCCGTGCGCCCCGACGCCACCGTCTCCGAGGCCATCGAGGCGGTCTCCCGCTCCGGCGACCCGGCCGCCCGGGTGATGGACGACGGCCGCCTCGTCGGCGTCGTCGACCACGCCTGCCTGCTGGATGTCGTCGCCGGACGGGCCGCAGGCTCCGCCACCGCCTCCCCCGATGCCCCGGACGGCTCCCGCGAGGTGACCGTCTGATGGCCACCGCCCAGGCCACCCCGGTCCGCGCCGCACAGCCGGGCGCGAGCCGGGGGCCGCTGGCCGCCCTCCGCGAACGCCCGGCGGCCGGGAAGCTGCTGCTCCTCGCACTCGCCGCCGCCGTCCTTGTCCCCCTCGTCCACGGACGCTGGGGCGGAGGCATCTGGCCGGACGCCCTGACCGCCGACCTGTCCGAACCGCTCGGCAACGTCACCGACTGGATCGTCTCCAACCGCGACAGCCACCCGCTGTTCCTGTACTTCTTCGGCCACATCAGTAACGCCGTCGTGCTCTCCGTACGCGGCGTCTACCTGGTCCTCCTGGCCCTCGGCTGGGCGGGCGTCACCGTGTTCGCCGCAGCCGTCGCCTGGCGCGTCGCGGGCGTCAGGCTCGCCCTGACCGCAGCCGTGTCGTTCCTGGTCTGCGGACTGCTCGGCATGTGGGTGCCGACCATGCAGACGCTCGCGCTGATGGTCGTCGCGGTCCTCGCCTCCGTCGTGCTGGGGCTCGTCCTCGGCCTGGCCGCCGGGCTGTCCGACCGCGTCTTCCGCATCCTGCGCCCGGTGCTCGACACCATGCAGGTGCTGCCCGCGTTCGCGTATCTGCTGCCTGTCGTCCTGGTCTTCGGCATCGGCGTCCCGGGCGCGGTCCTGGCCACCGTCGTGTACGCGGCTCCGCCGATGGCCCGCCTCACCGCGCTCGGCCTGCGCGGCGCGGACCGCGGGGTCATGGAGGCAGTGACCTCGCTCGGCGCGACCGGGCGGCAGCGGCTGCTGACGGCCCGCCTCCCGCTGGCCCGCAAGGAGCTGCTCCTCGGCCTCAACCAGACCATCATGATGGCGCTCTCCATGGCCGTCATCGCCTCCGTGATCGGCGCGGGCGGCCTTGGCGACCGCGTCTACCAGGCGCTGTCCTCCGTGGACGTCGGCGCGGCGCTCGCCGCGGGCATCCCGATCGTGCTGCTGGCCGTCGTCCTGGACCGTACGACGGAGGCGGCGGGCCGCCGCATCGGCACCGAGCCCACCGGCCCGGCCCTCCTCCGGGGCCCGCGGGGCTGGACCCTGGCCGCCGTGGTCACCGCCGCCGCCGTCGCCGTCGTCGGACGGCTCACCGACGGCCGGGTCTGGCCCGAGGACGTCACCGTGGCGATCGCCGGACCGGTCAACACCGCCAAGGACTGGATGGTCGACCACCTCTACACCGGTGTGCCCGTCGTCGGCGGCACCGCCGACCTCGCCTCCCACTTCACCAGCGGCATCCTGAACCCGCTGCGCAGCGGACTCACCGGCCTGCCCTGGTGGTCGGTTCTCCTCATCGTCGCCGCCCTCGCCTGGACCATCGGCACCTGGCGCACCGCCGTGACCGCCGTCCTCGCGATGGCCGCGATCGGCGTCCTCGGCGTGTGGGAGCCGTCCATGGACACCCTCAGCCAGGTGCTCGCCGCCGTCGCCGTCACCCTGGTCCTCGGCTTCGGCATCGCGATCGGCACAGCCCGTAGCGAGCGCCTGGAGCGGCTGCTGCGACCGGTCCTGGACGTCTTCCAGACCATGCCGCAGTTCGTCTACCTGATCCCCGTCGTCGCCCTCTTCGGCGTCGGCCGCGCCCCCGCGGCCGCAGCCGCGGTCGTCTACGCGCTGCCCGCCGTCGTCCGCATCACCACCCAGGGGCTGCGGGGCGTCGACCCGGCGGCGATGGAGTGCGCCCGCTCGCTCGGCGCGACCCCCGGCCAGCAGCTGCGTCAGGTCCAGATCCCGCTGGCCAGGCCCTCACTGCTGCTCGCCGTCAACCAGGCCGTGGTCCTGGTCCTCGCGGTCGTCATCATCGGCGGACTCGTCGGCTCGGGCGCGCTCGGCTACGAGGTCGTCCTCGGCCTCGCCCAGGGCGACCTGGCCACCGGGCTCGTCGCCGGAGCGGCGATCGTCTGTCTCGGCCTGATGCTCGACCGCGTCACCCAGCCCACCGCCCGCCGCCAGCGACAGGAGGGCTGAAATGAACCGCTCCCGCACACGCCTGCTCGTGGCCTTCGCCTCGGCCACCGCCTTGCTCACCACGGCGGGCTGCGGTGCCGCGGACATGACCAAGCAGGCATCCCCGTTCGCGGCCCCCGCCGGGGTCAAGACGGTGACGCTCTCCGTGCAGTCCTGGGTCGGCGCCCAGGCGAACGTCGCCGTGGCCGAACAGCTCCTCAAGGAGGAGCTCGGCTACCGCGTCGACCTGGTCCAGACGGACGAGGTCCCCGCCTGGGACGCCCTCAGCCAGGGCCGCGTCGACGCGATCCTGGAGGACTGGGGCCACCCGGACCAGGAGAAGCTGTACATCGACGAGAAGAAGACCATCGTGAGGGGCGGCGACCTCGGGGTCACCGGCCACATCGGCTGGTACGTGCCCAAGTACTGGGCGGACGAGCACCCCGACGTCACCGACTGGAAGAACCTCAACAAGTACGCGAAGGAGCTGAGGACCGCCGAGAGCGGCGGCAAGGGCCAGCTGATGGACGGCTCGCCCTCCTACATCACCAACGACGTCGCCCTGGTGAAGAACCTGGACCTGGACTACAAGGTGGTCTTCGCCGGCTCCGAGGCCGCCCAGATCACCCAGATCCAGCAGTTCGCCAAGGCGGAGAAGCCCTTCCTCAGCTACTGGTACCAGCCGCAGTGGCTGTTCAACGAGGTGCCGATGGTCGAGGTGAAGCTCCCCGCCTACACGGACGAGTGCGCGGCGAAGGACCCCGCGGACATCGACTGCGCCTACCCGACGACGCCGCTGCAGAAGTTCCTGAACGCGGACTTCGCCGAGCGCGGCGGGGAGGCGTCCGCGTTCCTCAAGAAGTTCCACTGGTCGGAGGAGGACCAGAACGAGGTCTCGGAGATGATCGCCTCGCAGAAGCTGACGCCCCAGGAGGCGGCGAAGCGCTGGATCGACCGGCACCCGGATGTCTGGGAGAAGTGGCTGCCGCAGGACTGAGGCCCTGGGTGCCCGGCTCCGCGAGGCAGCCGGGCACCTCCGCCTCCCACCGTCCCCCTACCTCGCCCGGACGGTGGCCAGGACGTCCCGGTCCGGCTGGAGCGTCAGGCTCGGTAC
Encoded here:
- a CDS encoding ABC transporter permease encodes the protein MATAQATPVRAAQPGASRGPLAALRERPAAGKLLLLALAAAVLVPLVHGRWGGGIWPDALTADLSEPLGNVTDWIVSNRDSHPLFLYFFGHISNAVVLSVRGVYLVLLALGWAGVTVFAAAVAWRVAGVRLALTAAVSFLVCGLLGMWVPTMQTLALMVVAVLASVVLGLVLGLAAGLSDRVFRILRPVLDTMQVLPAFAYLLPVVLVFGIGVPGAVLATVVYAAPPMARLTALGLRGADRGVMEAVTSLGATGRQRLLTARLPLARKELLLGLNQTIMMALSMAVIASVIGAGGLGDRVYQALSSVDVGAALAAGIPIVLLAVVLDRTTEAAGRRIGTEPTGPALLRGPRGWTLAAVVTAAAVAVVGRLTDGRVWPEDVTVAIAGPVNTAKDWMVDHLYTGVPVVGGTADLASHFTSGILNPLRSGLTGLPWWSVLLIVAALAWTIGTWRTAVTAVLAMAAIGVLGVWEPSMDTLSQVLAAVAVTLVLGFGIAIGTARSERLERLLRPVLDVFQTMPQFVYLIPVVALFGVGRAPAAAAAVVYALPAVVRITTQGLRGVDPAAMECARSLGATPGQQLRQVQIPLARPSLLLAVNQAVVLVLAVVIIGGLVGSGALGYEVVLGLAQGDLATGLVAGAAIVCLGLMLDRVTQPTARRQRQEG
- a CDS encoding ABC transporter substrate-binding protein, with product MNRSRTRLLVAFASATALLTTAGCGAADMTKQASPFAAPAGVKTVTLSVQSWVGAQANVAVAEQLLKEELGYRVDLVQTDEVPAWDALSQGRVDAILEDWGHPDQEKLYIDEKKTIVRGGDLGVTGHIGWYVPKYWADEHPDVTDWKNLNKYAKELRTAESGGKGQLMDGSPSYITNDVALVKNLDLDYKVVFAGSEAAQITQIQQFAKAEKPFLSYWYQPQWLFNEVPMVEVKLPAYTDECAAKDPADIDCAYPTTPLQKFLNADFAERGGEASAFLKKFHWSEEDQNEVSEMIASQKLTPQEAAKRWIDRHPDVWEKWLPQD